The Hymenobacter baengnokdamensis genome includes a region encoding these proteins:
- a CDS encoding M20/M25/M40 family metallo-hydrolase: protein MKTPLFRWLPLLGLLLVAALTVFLVRPPRPVPASAPANEFSAYRAQRDVAVLAGQPHSLGSPANAEVRDYLLSRCRELGLSASVQDISVLFAEKGQATAAHVQNVIARLPGRQPGGKAVLVLAHYDSQPHTPGAGDDGAGVAALLETIRALRAGPPLANDVIWLFTDGEEAGLLGARAYAADTARLRREVGVALNFEGRGNAGPSLTFEVSPQNGWVIREYARAVPYPMASSLFYEAYRHLPNNTDFTPLRQAGITGLNFAFVNGYPYYHSPADTPAHLDLGSLQHHGSYLLSLVRHFGTISLANTKGPDETFFNPLGSWLLHYPASWNMPLTQLTISLLILALALAHQRGRLSWGSLLGGLLAWAGALALMLAAGWGLLALVAALYPQYRVFYDSASYNSLTYQLAVLALALSLFTGYYGWLSRYLRPGSLVGGALLGLAVLLGLLQWRAPSSAFLLSWPLLAATLAWGLRVLRAASPTRQPAIGLVDWLLALPAILLLSQVIYLLLIIFGLSLLLLVAVLLLGILLALLLPVLLPVLSSPALPGRRPATSWLLPGLALAEVLVALILGHATRQPTAEQPQQTHLFYALDAAKGQAYWLSASRQPDAWTRHVLTHPQYALLPALFPQPGRPVLQQAAPALALAPAGLTLLADSQLTGGRVVRFLLKPGRPAISSLLLHIGQGSRLRAMRVAGQAVPRAELSSAEQATELTFLAPHPEGEQLELELTGPEPLQLAITTRSLGLPPMPDLPPLPSTLMPAPGYNSFTTQVHQLYQL from the coding sequence ATGAAAACCCCTCTTTTTCGCTGGCTACCGCTACTTGGACTGCTACTGGTGGCCGCGCTAACGGTATTCCTTGTTCGGCCGCCGCGCCCGGTGCCGGCCAGTGCGCCGGCCAATGAGTTTTCGGCGTACCGCGCCCAGCGCGATGTGGCAGTGCTAGCCGGCCAGCCCCACTCCCTGGGCTCGCCAGCCAATGCCGAGGTGCGCGACTACCTGCTGAGCCGCTGCCGCGAGTTGGGTCTGTCGGCCAGCGTTCAGGATATAAGCGTATTGTTTGCCGAAAAAGGCCAGGCTACGGCGGCGCACGTGCAAAACGTAATTGCTCGCTTACCGGGCCGGCAGCCGGGCGGCAAAGCAGTGCTGGTACTGGCCCACTACGACTCGCAGCCCCACACGCCGGGCGCGGGCGACGACGGCGCCGGCGTAGCGGCCCTGCTCGAAACTATCCGCGCGCTCCGCGCCGGGCCGCCTTTGGCCAACGACGTCATCTGGCTCTTTACGGATGGAGAAGAAGCAGGCCTGCTCGGGGCCCGCGCCTACGCCGCCGACACCGCCCGCCTACGCCGGGAGGTGGGCGTGGCCCTCAATTTTGAAGGGCGCGGCAACGCCGGTCCCAGCCTCACCTTCGAAGTAAGCCCCCAAAATGGCTGGGTAATCCGGGAGTATGCCAGGGCGGTGCCTTATCCGATGGCCTCGTCGCTGTTTTACGAAGCTTACCGGCACCTGCCCAACAACACCGACTTTACGCCCCTGCGCCAGGCCGGTATCACGGGGCTGAACTTTGCTTTCGTCAACGGCTACCCTTATTACCATAGTCCGGCCGATACCCCTGCTCACCTCGACTTAGGCTCGCTGCAACACCACGGCTCCTACCTGCTAAGCCTGGTGCGACACTTCGGTACTATTTCCCTGGCTAATACAAAAGGGCCCGACGAAACCTTCTTCAACCCCCTGGGCAGCTGGCTGCTACATTACCCGGCCAGTTGGAATATGCCCCTTACCCAACTCACTATCAGCCTGCTGATACTGGCGCTGGCCCTGGCTCACCAGCGTGGGCGCCTGAGCTGGGGCAGCCTGCTGGGCGGGCTGCTGGCCTGGGCAGGCGCGCTGGCCCTGATGCTGGCGGCGGGCTGGGGGCTGCTGGCGCTCGTAGCGGCGCTCTACCCCCAATACCGCGTTTTTTACGACAGTGCCTCCTACAACAGCCTGACTTACCAGCTGGCCGTGCTGGCGCTGGCGCTCAGCCTGTTTACCGGCTACTACGGCTGGCTGAGTCGCTACCTGCGGCCGGGCTCATTGGTAGGCGGCGCGCTGCTGGGGCTGGCCGTGCTGCTGGGCCTGCTGCAATGGCGGGCCCCGTCGTCGGCCTTTTTACTTTCCTGGCCGCTGCTGGCGGCTACCCTGGCCTGGGGCCTGCGGGTACTGCGGGCCGCCAGCCCCACCCGGCAGCCGGCTATTGGGCTGGTAGACTGGCTACTGGCGCTACCGGCCATCTTGTTATTGAGCCAGGTTATTTACTTGCTCCTGATAATTTTCGGGCTGAGCCTGCTCCTACTGGTTGCGGTGCTTTTGCTGGGCATTTTGCTGGCGCTGCTGCTGCCCGTCTTGCTGCCCGTGCTGAGCTCACCCGCCCTGCCCGGCCGGCGCCCGGCTACTAGCTGGCTGCTGCCGGGGCTGGCCCTGGCCGAAGTGCTGGTAGCCCTCATATTGGGCCACGCTACCCGCCAGCCTACCGCCGAACAGCCTCAGCAAACGCACCTCTTTTATGCCCTCGATGCCGCCAAAGGCCAGGCCTACTGGCTTTCGGCATCCAGGCAGCCCGATGCCTGGACCCGCCACGTACTGACGCACCCGCAATATGCGCTCCTGCCGGCATTATTTCCCCAGCCGGGGCGGCCGGTACTGCAGCAGGCTGCCCCGGCGCTGGCGCTGGCCCCGGCCGGGCTTACCCTTCTGGCCGATAGCCAATTGACCGGCGGGCGGGTAGTGCGCTTCCTGCTGAAGCCCGGCCGGCCGGCTATCAGCAGCTTGCTTTTACATATTGGGCAGGGCTCGCGGCTGCGCGCTATGCGAGTGGCGGGGCAAGCGGTGCCCCGCGCCGAACTGTCGTCGGCTGAGCAGGCAACCGAGCTTACTTTTTTGGCCCCGCACCCCGAGGGCGAGCAGCTGGAGCTGGAGCTAACCGGACCGGAACCGCTGCAGCTGGCTATTACAACGCGCAGCCTGGGCCTGCCGCCCATGCCCGACCTGCCGCCGCTTCCCTCCACGCTCATGCCGGCGCCGGGTTACAATAGCTTTACTACCCAGGTACACCAACTCTATCAGCTCTGA
- a CDS encoding ribonuclease H-like domain-containing protein, with protein MNILRHVELTRVFFVDIETVPGHATHAELPATHQPLWAKFCEKRHAKELAAGQTPAELFSNGGLYAEFGKVVCISVGYFRPLKDETLEFRTKSFADDDECEVLRGFGQFLQRYAPYGGRYPKLDTAGPEGHFLCAHNGREFDYGYLGRRMLICGQDIPPMLDVAGHRPWDLPHLLDTMELWKFGDNKGHISLPLLAGLFGIPSPKDDIDGSQVGHTYWVEKDLGRIVTYCEKDIITTARIFLHYTGKKDLWPEVQLTQMPWPAPAVTA; from the coding sequence ATGAATATTCTGCGCCACGTGGAGCTGACCCGCGTTTTTTTCGTCGATATCGAAACCGTGCCGGGCCATGCCACCCACGCCGAGCTGCCCGCCACCCACCAGCCACTCTGGGCGAAGTTTTGCGAGAAGCGCCACGCCAAAGAGCTGGCCGCCGGCCAGACGCCCGCCGAGCTGTTCAGCAACGGGGGCCTCTACGCCGAATTCGGGAAGGTCGTGTGCATCTCGGTGGGCTACTTCCGGCCCTTAAAGGACGAAACGCTGGAGTTTCGCACCAAGTCGTTTGCCGATGACGATGAGTGCGAGGTACTGCGCGGTTTCGGGCAGTTTTTACAGCGCTACGCGCCTTATGGCGGCCGCTACCCCAAGCTCGACACCGCCGGCCCCGAAGGCCATTTTCTCTGCGCCCACAATGGCCGCGAGTTCGACTATGGCTACCTGGGCCGGCGCATGCTGATTTGCGGGCAGGATATCCCACCCATGCTCGACGTGGCCGGCCACCGGCCCTGGGACCTGCCACACCTGCTCGATACCATGGAGCTGTGGAAATTTGGCGACAACAAAGGCCATATCTCGCTGCCCCTGCTGGCGGGCTTGTTTGGCATCCCCTCGCCCAAAGATGATATCGATGGCTCGCAGGTAGGCCACACGTATTGGGTAGAGAAAGACCTGGGCCGTATCGTTACCTATTGCGAAAAGGATATCATTACCACGGCCCGCATCTTTTTGCACTACACGGGTAAAAAAGATTTGTGGCCCGAAGTACAACTCACGCAAATGCCCTGGCCCGCTCCGGCCGTTACGGCCTAG
- a CDS encoding helix-turn-helix domain-containing protein: MLFVFGPRSSLLLPFVVPGLVAAGWLLLRAGRRGTPADALLALLIGLPTLTIMQWMLGFAGWYDSHDGYSTAMFYVPWQLNLLLGPAYYLYFRSLTNQDFRLRPRAWWHFLPGLVKISLFAAAAAYDLLWLHGVRGQELPYHFGTKGPAAALLDGLAQPVAYVVYVMLPAYGWLVLADYRRYRRYLNDNFSDAERLRFAGLRQLLLLQALSLGLSLLFEVLDVIFNFGYTEAWNYFALRGMLIYALIAVGVQANYAAATSPLRFEPGATPAEALAAEEGPAEITVAQPQASAAAPDPAALPPELLPWRDKLLALMADEQPWLEPELTLTELAQRLRTNPNVLSKVINAGCGQNFNDFVNTYRVQEASRKLADPRFAHYSLVGVALESGFNSKSTFNRVFKKLLGQAPSEVVRPKS, from the coding sequence ATGTTGTTTGTCTTCGGCCCGCGCAGCTCGTTGCTATTGCCTTTTGTGGTGCCGGGCCTGGTGGCGGCGGGCTGGCTGCTGCTGCGGGCCGGGCGCCGGGGCACGCCGGCCGATGCGCTGCTGGCGCTGCTCATTGGCTTGCCCACGCTCACCATTATGCAATGGATGCTGGGCTTTGCGGGCTGGTACGACAGCCACGACGGCTACTCCACGGCCATGTTTTACGTGCCCTGGCAGCTCAACCTGCTGCTCGGGCCGGCCTACTACCTGTATTTTCGCAGCCTCACCAATCAGGATTTTCGGCTCCGGCCCCGTGCCTGGTGGCATTTTTTGCCGGGACTGGTAAAAATAAGCTTGTTTGCTGCGGCCGCGGCCTACGACCTGCTCTGGCTGCATGGGGTGCGCGGGCAGGAGTTACCCTATCATTTCGGCACCAAGGGCCCGGCGGCGGCGCTGCTCGATGGGCTGGCCCAGCCCGTGGCTTACGTAGTTTATGTGATGCTGCCGGCCTATGGCTGGCTGGTGCTGGCCGACTACCGCCGCTACCGCCGCTACCTCAACGACAACTTCTCGGATGCCGAGCGCCTGCGCTTCGCCGGCCTGCGCCAGCTGCTGCTACTGCAGGCGCTAAGCCTGGGGCTAAGCCTGCTGTTTGAAGTGCTGGATGTAATATTCAACTTTGGCTATACAGAGGCCTGGAATTATTTTGCGCTGCGCGGAATGCTCATCTACGCGCTCATCGCAGTGGGCGTGCAGGCCAACTACGCCGCTGCTACCAGTCCGCTCCGCTTCGAGCCCGGCGCTACTCCCGCCGAAGCGCTGGCGGCCGAAGAAGGGCCGGCCGAAATTACTGTAGCCCAGCCGCAAGCCAGCGCCGCCGCGCCCGACCCGGCCGCCTTACCGCCCGAGCTGCTGCCCTGGCGCGACAAGCTGCTGGCCCTCATGGCCGATGAGCAGCCCTGGCTGGAGCCCGAGCTGACCCTGACTGAGCTGGCCCAGCGCCTGCGCACCAACCCCAATGTGCTCTCTAAAGTCATCAACGCGGGTTGCGGGCAGAATTTCAACGACTTCGTCAACACCTACCGCGTGCAGGAAGCGAGCCGCAAGCTGGCCGACCCGCGCTTTGCGCACTACTCGCTGGTGGGCGTGGCGCTGGAAAGTGGTTTTAACTCAAAATCAACTTTTAACCGGGTGTTTAAGAAGCTGCTGGGCCAGGCGCCCAGCGAGGTTGTGCGGCCCAAATCATAA
- a CDS encoding TonB-dependent receptor domain-containing protein, whose amino-acid sequence MKKFTCLLLFILAALLSVGQAAAQALASTSPGTGSLTGTVLDSLGHQPVAYATVVLLPPAPNDKPLTGVAADDQGHFVLTRLAAGTFRLRASYVGYGTRTRTVTVGAGATAIGSLLLPTAAQSVGEVVVTGQKPVVEVRPDRLVYNADQDVGNAGGTAQDVLRKAPLLAVDGDGNVKMRGSGNFKVLVNGKPSPTLASNLAEALKSIPADQIKSVEVITTPPAKYDGEGTAGIINIIMKKGVDQGVNGRVGASSGNRNSNFNSALNFKKGKIGFTSSANAGLWYNPGQTSRDRLGYSALGTDTLHQLGHVQNNGHWYYGTVGLDFDPAEHHSFSLASSVNGYGGQTSQDLFNRYVSPVAANNQLFTRSTTNIFSGLNVETTGTYTRTFAQARKEWSVLGQYALNNGTFGYDFDQFANSPIPLESSQATQREHSRGRTPGHEFTAQTDFTQPFGDKRTLEVGLKTIFRRTGSVATVDTLRTLYGTALAPNLSRATDFSYAQDVQAAYATYSFGVGKKLTSSLGGRVERTALSADFRASNASSFSRSYVTALPNGSARYAFSDATSLRFAYSRRITRPFIDYLNPFVDRSDPKNISYGNPALDPELTDSYELAYSTTLKTTTLNASLSARHTGNAIEQIRFVTTNPLVPLPEGVLIDPSITAQTFANAATNTFYQFNVYLAAKPLPKWDLSAGPDVQYITRRSSVLNVTRSGFTAGINVNTSYKFDNGLTVQGFVYANTHTPEIQGTGPANLYYQMGVKKSLLKDKADLTLNLGSPFNSYWPYRSTTNTATFSERSEYRSYQRSFRLNFSYRFGQANGQTKQRKSINNDDTKSGASKQGG is encoded by the coding sequence ATGAAAAAATTTACTTGTCTGTTGCTATTTATACTGGCCGCATTGTTAAGCGTCGGTCAGGCCGCTGCGCAGGCCCTGGCTTCAACCAGCCCTGGTACCGGCTCGCTCACCGGCACGGTACTCGACTCACTGGGCCATCAGCCGGTGGCTTACGCTACGGTGGTGCTGCTGCCGCCCGCCCCCAACGATAAGCCCCTGACCGGCGTAGCGGCCGATGACCAGGGCCACTTTGTGCTAACCAGGCTGGCGGCCGGCACATTCCGGCTGCGGGCCAGCTACGTAGGCTACGGTACCCGCACCCGGACCGTGACAGTGGGCGCGGGCGCGACGGCCATCGGCAGTCTGCTGCTGCCGACCGCGGCGCAGTCGGTAGGTGAGGTAGTAGTGACCGGCCAGAAGCCCGTAGTAGAGGTGCGGCCCGACCGCCTGGTGTACAACGCCGACCAGGACGTAGGCAACGCCGGCGGTACTGCCCAGGACGTGCTGCGCAAGGCCCCGCTGCTGGCCGTAGACGGCGATGGCAACGTGAAAATGCGCGGCTCCGGCAACTTCAAAGTATTGGTCAACGGCAAGCCTTCGCCCACGCTGGCCAGCAACCTGGCCGAAGCGCTGAAAAGCATTCCGGCCGACCAGATTAAGAGCGTGGAGGTGATAACGACGCCGCCGGCTAAGTACGACGGCGAGGGCACGGCTGGCATCATCAATATTATCATGAAAAAAGGTGTGGACCAGGGCGTAAACGGCCGCGTGGGCGCCAGCAGCGGCAACCGCAACTCCAACTTCAACTCGGCGCTGAATTTTAAGAAAGGTAAAATCGGCTTCACGTCATCGGCCAATGCCGGCCTGTGGTACAACCCCGGCCAGACGAGCCGCGACCGACTGGGCTACTCCGCGCTTGGCACCGATACGCTGCACCAGCTGGGCCACGTGCAAAATAATGGGCACTGGTACTACGGCACCGTGGGCCTCGATTTCGACCCGGCCGAGCATCATAGCTTTTCGCTGGCCAGCTCGGTAAATGGCTACGGCGGCCAGACGAGCCAGGATTTATTTAACCGCTACGTGTCGCCGGTGGCGGCCAATAATCAATTGTTCACACGTAGTACAACCAATATATTCTCCGGGCTGAATGTAGAAACTACCGGTACGTACACCCGCACCTTCGCCCAGGCCCGCAAAGAATGGAGCGTGCTGGGCCAGTACGCGCTCAACAACGGTACGTTTGGCTACGACTTCGACCAGTTCGCCAATTCGCCCATCCCGCTCGAAAGTAGCCAGGCTACCCAGCGTGAGCACAGCCGGGGCCGCACGCCCGGCCACGAGTTCACGGCCCAAACCGACTTTACCCAGCCCTTCGGGGATAAGAGAACCCTCGAGGTGGGCCTGAAGACAATTTTTAGGCGTACCGGCTCGGTGGCTACCGTCGATACCCTGCGCACGCTCTATGGCACTGCGCTGGCTCCTAACCTTAGCCGCGCCACCGACTTCAGCTACGCCCAGGATGTGCAGGCCGCCTATGCTACGTATTCGTTTGGCGTGGGCAAAAAGCTGACCAGCAGCCTCGGAGGCCGCGTGGAGCGCACTGCTTTATCGGCTGATTTTCGGGCCAGTAATGCGTCTTCCTTCAGCCGCAGCTACGTTACGGCGCTGCCCAATGGCAGCGCGCGCTATGCTTTCAGCGACGCTACCAGCCTGCGCTTTGCCTACAGCCGCCGCATCACCCGGCCATTTATCGACTACCTCAACCCATTTGTCGACCGCTCCGACCCCAAGAATATCTCCTACGGCAATCCGGCCCTCGACCCCGAGCTGACCGACTCCTACGAGCTGGCTTACAGCACCACCCTGAAAACGACTACTCTCAACGCGTCGCTCTCGGCCCGGCACACCGGCAACGCCATCGAGCAGATTCGCTTTGTCACTACCAATCCTTTGGTGCCGCTGCCCGAAGGCGTGCTCATCGACCCCAGCATTACGGCGCAGACCTTTGCCAACGCGGCCACCAATACGTTTTATCAGTTCAATGTGTACCTGGCGGCCAAGCCACTACCCAAGTGGGACCTCAGCGCCGGCCCCGATGTGCAGTATATCACGCGCCGTAGCTCGGTGCTGAACGTCACGCGTAGCGGCTTCACCGCGGGCATCAACGTGAATACTTCCTACAAATTTGACAACGGCCTGACCGTACAGGGTTTTGTGTATGCCAATACGCACACGCCCGAAATTCAGGGCACCGGCCCGGCCAATCTCTACTACCAGATGGGCGTGAAGAAAAGCCTGCTCAAAGACAAAGCCGACCTGACGCTCAATCTCGGCAGCCCTTTTAATAGCTATTGGCCTTATCGTAGCACCACCAACACCGCCACGTTCAGCGAGCGTAGCGAGTACCGCAGTTACCAGCGCTCATTCCGGCTGAACTTCAGCTACCGCTTCGGGCAGGCCAATGGCCAAACCAAGCAGCGCAAGAGCATCAACAACGACGATACCAAAAGCGGGGCCAGCAAGCAGGGCGGCTAG